TACTTTCACTGAGAATAACATACTAAACTAACTAGTTGTGCATTTTCTGTCGTCCGCACTTATGGTGTAGTTATTTAGAATTACGCAAGATCTTATGGACATGAATTTGCACCACGTGGATAGGAACCGGATGTACACGCTGCACGGGGAAGAGGAAGTGCGAGCCGACCTACCTGGAAGAAGAAACCAAGAACTGCCAGACCATCAGAGTTCGGCAAAGCTGTAGCCAGGTCCGCGTACTTTGTATTGTACGTCACAATGTGGAGCTAAAGAAATATACCGATACTATTATTGTTTTCTGTTGATTACCATCTAAATCTGTACttttcatataatataaaatctttaataaaaaaattgtaacaaaatgatttttcaatatAGAATTCGATAATGGATTGAACAATGCGCTTTGTGTGACCCGGGCCCGTCACTCGCCTCCATGGGGTACTGATTGCCGTTGAGGGTGTGTTCTGAACCCTTGGTGGAGTCGCTGCCCCAGTGGAAGTGTAACTGGGCGGCCTGAAATGTCCCGGTTAGTCCTCCACCCGTCACATTGATCGTCTGGGTGATCGGGACCACAACTAAAACAGCAACAAAACATGAAGGATGTAGCAATCAGTTGGCTGATTGGGACCTCAGCTAAAACAGCAATGAAACATGAAATATGTAGAAATCGGTTTCCTGATCGGGACCTTAACTAAAAACAGCAACAAAACATGGAAGATGTAGCAATCGGTTGGCTGATGGGGACCACAACTAAACAGCAACAAAACATGAAGGATGAAGCAATCGATTGGCTGATGGGGACAACAACCAAAACAGCAACAAAACATGGAGGATGTAGCAATCGGTTGGCTGATCGAGACCATAACTAAAACAGCAACAAAGCATGAAGGATGTAGCAATCGGTTGGCTGATGGGGACCACAACTAAACAGCAACAAAACATGAAGGATGTAGCAATCGGTTGGCTGATCGGGACCACAACTAAACAGCAACAAAACATGAAGGATGTAGCAATCGGTTGGCTGATCGGGACCACAACTAAACAGCAACAAAACATGAAGGATGTAGCAATCGGTTGTCGAGCAATGATAGCCCTAGCTTTCATTGCCCTGACACAGTGTTTCCGTTTGATGCATTATGaccattaattttataaaccttTCAAAATCTAGCAGGCAATCCAATTATAAAAGAGGGACcacttatttcttatttccgaAACACTACTATGTGTAAATCCTACgttatttcaataatattttgtaactTAATAAAATTTCTGcacaagaaaaattaattttcaattgaatTAACCACCACACCTAACCCCTAGAAATTAAAGTGAGAACATAAGGACGGAAAAGTCAATAAATCTAGAAACAAGtcttaattcatatacatgacCAAAGGATCTTGACCTTTCACATTTGGCATCACAACCAATTGTTTGTGTCAAGTTTATTGCAAAAGTCGGAAGAAGATAGAATGTTTTTCCTTAAAACCTTTTACTGAATATACTGTATGTGCATCTACCTTGAGCTTTAACTGTTGTCCTTAAATTAATGGATGTTATTTTAACTATTTGGAGTAATTATAATATTTAGACTTTTGAGATTTTTAGAAAATCATTTTGACTTTTGActttagaaatcaaaatcagtTGAGGACTTTTTGGgaccaaaatattgaagaataaattttattgtttttattattatcatcataAATAAAGGCTTTTAAAAGATTATCACACGGAGAGTACACACAGAATGTTGTAGTTGACCTTGGCCTTTGTCTGTCTGACATTAAAACCATAAACCatttatgtctttttaaaagttaCTTGTAAACTCGTCAAAAAGCTTTTTTACGGTTCGGAAACGAACGTATTCCACATAAAcacaaacaaacagaaaaaaagcaGACGGATTGTCCAGCagatgaaggggggggggggggtacttctCCGTTAGGTCAATAATATTccctctctctctgtctctctctgtctctctctctcacacgtcctacttatgttttttttctaaatgaaaaaaattaatcgatACCTTATTGATTTGCCCTTGTGATACGTCACTTTGTCTGAACCTTTTAAACTTGAGaagttttaaagataaattaaatttttaatcctCTGAAAAGTGAATTAAAAAGCTTTACCTTCTTGTACGAGAACAACCTAGATTTTGCAGATGACTTCACAATATTAACTATTGAAAATCCCTTCGTTTTCTTATTGTAACTGTGTTTTACATACATACTATTATGCATGATGAGATCTGTTGCACAGTATAATTCACAACTGCATGTAAAAGACTTCTTAAAGTCATTTACCTGTACAAATGAATCATATGACCATAAAAAACTATTTCATATAGAATATACttctaatatatgtatttttaagtaTACTTGTATACTAGTTTATGTCAATATAATTCATAACTACAATTCGGGACCAGTGAATTGCtagttttactatcattgccgTAAAGACGAAACGACACTGACAGTTGTGACGACTCTgcaagatttttgaaataaaggactattaaaaaaaatcaaaattgttcaatacaACCATGAAACTGGTTTCGAACCTATGACGTTTTAACCAATTGCACTATGTTGTCAGACAacgaaaaataaaaagttacacATGTAGTTAAACTTTTTGATTGTTTTGAGGTAATTTTACAAGCCTTCttgaattgaaagaaaatgtgAATTACAGACTACTTATTAACGATGTTAAACCATAGTTTAAAGAAATTCCCAcataattaatttcaatattgaatatatgttaCCTTTACAAAAACTATGATGGTAAAGGGAATTAATCTGGTTACTATGAATAAGAGGGGGCTACTGATGATCTCAAAAACATATTGATTTGACCCTTCGTCCTCAAAAGTGTGTAAAGAAGAAAGCTTTAATTACCGATTTCACAGTTTTTCGCCGTTTGGCTGCAAAATGACaacatatttaaatttcatagaCGTCTATACTTCCATTGACAttctttaaggtcagacgacacgttcctcgagcatcttttttgtatctcctcgttaCAAAGAGTTCcagtaaaattattattatttaaaatcgtccttaatttgattgaaattttattaatatatcaatatagATATATGCCTAGATGGCCAAGTGGTTAAAGCGGTGGCCAATCCCTCCTAGGAGCGCAGGATTCAttggtcgtgagttcaagccccggccCCGCCtccaatatagtgaattttccTGTGCTGTATGTTTTtcatatcagcaattcaagtgtattttcaaaaagattatATAGGAGATTGCATATTCTAGTATTTTGCTGGTAACgtatcctaattttttgcaagaaagcttgtcaaagtagtagtaaatcaATTACAAATTCctgaaaaaagttatataaaattgaggaacgtgtcgtctgaccttaaaattGAAATGCCATAGTGAgtacattttacttttttaaaagtaattaagatttttctaaaaaaaaaaattcccccaCAAATTATGaggtgtttttaaataaaatattcttctcttATTGTTCAACCATGGGTTTGTAACTGACTTTTTATAGGATATATATTCTATTAAACAATATGGAGGCTATTAGAATTCTAAAAAAGAATGACTTGAATACCTGGAGACTCGTTTTTTTTCCTAAACATAATGCACAATAAAATCTTATAGAACAATTAATAGGATTTCAATTGCatatattgtttataatttattttccttCTACGGAGCGCAGATAATAAAATTTTTCCGcagtaaattaaacaaaaattgtacGTTTGTAACGTCAACCGTGAAACGTTTTTGACGCGTCAAATTCTTGACAAACCGGATCCTCTTTATGACATTTCCGTTTCGATTTCTATTTCAGCATTTTCAAAAatcgtaaaaaaataaaataaatcctaTTTACCTGTATGTCCGTTATTTGTCATGGTTTCCGTTAACGTAACGTCATCCCCTGTGATGGAAAAGGCTTGATAGGTCGCTGACGTCATGGTTGACTCCGCCAGAGCGATGGGGGACTGACTTGTCCCCCCGCACTTACTGTCAACAGACGTCCAGCTAGATGTATCTGTGTAATCCCAACTAGCACCTAAACAAAATACCGATATAAGACAAGGGAAGATGAAATATACCCGACCCATGTTAACCGTTGACGCGGTAGTGTAAAATAGATACCGAGAGGGAAAATTGACTGCTTTTTATAGAGCTTTGATATCCGATGTTTTACGTTGCGCTTCACGAGTGATATAACATATGGATTAAAGCTTTTTCTTATTCAAGTATATAGTCCCCACGTACTTGTCaattagtttaaacaatatttatttacaagtatGCATTGATGCATTAACAAAATAGTCAAAAGGTTAAACTATAGAGTTTAAAATTTCTCTTGCATGATTATAATAATGATTGTATATACATATTGAAAGTCCTTGACCAAAATAATCCTGCAAGTAAGATTTAGATCTATACTTTTTACACTGACGCGTACTATATACATTACATTTTCCTGcgattaaataaaatatgtacatatttcttttaatcgcACGAAAGGTAATGTATATAGAAAATGATGataatttaagaatgtgttTATATGTATTCACTATTGaactaaaatttaaataatctgCTGGCTGAGTTTTTAACAAAGCTAATCTTGCTCAACATTACTATGCGAAGTCCGCTTTATATcttgaattataaacattttcttgTGATAAAAggatttcaaaacaatgtacatgtacgatTCAATGAAGAacgttttgttttttctcttttatgaaATAACCGGGTATGCCGTTTTCAAAATTACAGGTTGGTAAAAGCAAAAAagtcatttaaaaatatgaatcgGTGAACGCAATAGGTAAACGAATATATGTACGGATATTTGttaaccttttttaaaatctaaactaGGCGTTTATCTAGACTATAGAAACATGCAATGTATAAAGTACAACTCTAACGGTTTTTAGTTAGATTTATCCATGAAGCTCACAAGAATTAAGACAGTAGAAATCAGATTGATATATGTTAACATCAAAATACTGAATATATAGTCATTTCgtaaatgtatttatgaaatcaaatgatGGTTGCCGTGTTCGATAGAAATCCGCGTAAAAAGTTTGTGTATGTGGCCAACATACAGAACATATCCGCTATGTAAATATAGTCGTCTACGTAATGTGAATAGCAATTTATGGAGGGttttttttgtgggttttttttttatttgtttttttttttttgcaatgcttGCTACCTTCATAAACCGTATTAGATAGATGATTCGTACCTCATGTATTACAATCGCAAATTTCTTTGCCCTTCCAGTGAGTGAAAAACaacttcaaatattttacaatatcgtACGTAGACATCTACACAGTCTAGGAATGGAAGTGTACAAATTTGGGTAGCACTGTTTATCGAAGCGAGTAAACAAATCGAACACGTAGCTCTGTGTACAGACAGTGTCagcatatatttaatataatgaattgatCAATCTTTGTAAAAAGATTCTCAGACTGATAAAAGTAATGAAGTTGTATGTATTCTTTGATTCTTTTTGCACAATAATTTTCAAGTGAACATTttgatgttcattattcatGGTCACATTTCAAGATTGAAATGATTATAATGTACAAAATACAACCATTACAACTGAATTGGGGACAAGTTTGGTGTCTAAGGGTAACGTAACTCAACAAAATGACATAACCATTGCATGAATGGACtctttcaaataatttcaaatcatttaacaatgttaaaaaaatatattctttatatttttttcaaaagcagTTGAAAAATAAACCAACACTAGATCATGACcgcaaataaatttcaaaatcaaagtactgaagaactgatgggagttgaatttattgattattgttcatttttaaataaaagatatgTAATTTCGCATTGCAAGTAGTTTCTTAGTGCtatatttaaagaattacacacatttattttcttatatgaGTAATCGGGCTATTCCGAGCTATAGACGGAAAACCCATTATGAATCAtgttatgtaatatttaaagatagaattaatgcCATCAAATTCTACGATCAGTAATCAgcaatcgaaatatttctggaaaattgtaTTCAGGCattattgaactctggcgtaggaattaatacaaaaaatatctgaattgtttgtaccatttaaagtCTGACTATTATCaaagtatttattaataagtgtctttgaaaaacaatgcttctgaGTGCATTCagaaattatcaattattttcaagttcTTAAACGTaataagtcttgtcagcggcggtgatttgtgcttaggtccaaacactgtttcacttccggtttgccagagtaactcaattggagagttgattaaaatcaactccccaaaaATCAAAAAGATGGGAATGGGATTAGGAGTTAAAAGCATCTTTAATTTAGGTGCCTTTGGTCTTTACCGCCAGAGGACTGTTGATAGCCCAACAGTatcaattttcacaatttttagaCTCGTACATaggatttttatatttttaaagttcttaCCCATGTCTTATCACCCTATTTCAGAAATTAATCATACATGAAACATTCATGTTGATTCACAAACCTCATGAATCTAATGTTGTTAATGTGAGTGAAATGACTTATTATAAGCACATTATTTGTAACTTGATCAGTTCGGAACACCTTCTGCCACCCAACTATTAATATATTGGCTACGCACATGCATCTCGTTTTATtgtgaataaaatacatgtaataaaaagatGTTTCAACGCCAACTCACTTTCAAAATTCTGCGACAAGCAAGTATTTAGATATTGAGATTCTTTGACACGTGGAAATCGAAAATTAAAGCATACGTAAtgttagttaaaaaaaaaataattacggaTTAAAAGGTCAATAGTGATAAGTTATACATTTTACGATCAATTAAGTCTATATTTCAGAAACAGGGTGATACAGTGATAAGATTATGGTAGtcagtttaaaatgtttattaataggATAAATTCGGAAGTTATCAAATTcaacaaaatggatttaacaaccgtttacatttaaaatgcaTGATATTGATCCGTATCAAtagggatttttaaaaaaaaattctatcaaaTTGAATGACAAGTACCTAGCTTGATTCTAAAATACATCGAACAATCAAACAGAGAACCACGTTATTCCAGGCTATATATACTTATGACCGTCATTAACATGAAAATCTGAATAATTCGGCATCTCAAAATGCATTAATGCATATATCAATCTCAAAATTGAACTTCAAAAGTATTCCAAAATTAAAGTACAAAGGTCGTTTTTCGGTCCATAAACTGAAAACATCATTGTATTGATGTACATGACACGGCCGTAACGCACCCCTTTTGCAGTTGAGGCAAAAAGTGCATGTCTTGCACTTGAGACTATAATTATCGTTTCGAACAAGAACTTAAGGAGAGTATTAATAAAGAATTCTAGAACAACATCAAggacaaacataaaataaaaaaaaaattcaaacaatgaaatgctttctt
This genomic window from Magallana gigas chromosome 5, xbMagGiga1.1, whole genome shotgun sequence contains:
- the LOC136275689 gene encoding carbonic anhydrase-like; protein product: MGRVYFIFPCLISVFCLGASWDYTDTSSWTSVDSKCGGTSQSPIALAESTMTSATYQAFSITGDDVTLTETMTNNGHTVVVPITQTINVTGGGLTGTFQAAQLHFHWGSDSTKGSEHTLNGNQYPMELHIVTYNTKYADLATALPNSDGLAVLGFFFQVGSSDNANFAPIVSALSNVVNKDATHSITGFKLKDFMTVNMGKFYRYQGSLTTPTCDESVTWTVFADPLSMSESQLATFRTLYEDTTTTKQMVNNYRPPLALNGRTVHLYTSNAPRLPLGISLAIFSLAALFIIV